From Flavobacterium alkalisoli, the proteins below share one genomic window:
- a CDS encoding cytochrome C oxidase subunit IV family protein: MAHTHESNTKRIWFVFGLLSVITVVEVALGIAKPDFLYKTDLFNMHLLNWIFIILTVAKAYYIMWAFMHLEGEKANLRWSIVAPLVFLIIYLVFILLIEGNYVFDVFKGSQYKWIF, encoded by the coding sequence ATGGCACATACTCACGAATCTAATACAAAAAGAATTTGGTTTGTTTTTGGTTTACTGTCTGTAATCACTGTTGTAGAGGTTGCATTAGGTATTGCAAAACCGGATTTCTTATATAAAACAGACCTTTTCAATATGCATTTATTGAACTGGATATTTATAATACTAACTGTAGCAAAAGCTTATTATATCATGTGGGCCTTCATGCACCTTGAAGGAGAGAAGGCGAACCTAAGATGGTCTATTGTAGCCCCACTGGTATTTTTAATTATCTATTTAGTGTTCATCTTACTTATAGAAGGTAATTATGTATTTGATGTGTTCAAGGGATCTCAATATAAATGGATCTTCTAA
- a CDS encoding SCO family protein: MKNKYSYIGISFIVLVFGIWAVKEIGNRFKRSDLFEVGPVPSFELTDQDNKKITDKDYKGKVYVVEFFFSTCPTICPVMNQNMLKLQDKFYGNPEFGIASITINPEYDTTEVLKKHAEALGVKHYNWHFLTGDRDYIYNLANTGFNVYAGQNKNAPGGFEHSGLFALVDKEGNIRCRKDQYGNPIMYYDGTAETGVKEIKEDIEKLLEE; this comes from the coding sequence ATGAAAAATAAATATTCATATATAGGTATATCATTTATAGTCCTGGTTTTTGGTATATGGGCCGTAAAAGAAATAGGCAACCGTTTTAAAAGGTCAGATTTGTTTGAGGTTGGTCCGGTGCCGTCTTTTGAACTTACAGATCAGGACAACAAAAAGATTACCGATAAGGATTATAAGGGCAAGGTATATGTTGTTGAGTTCTTCTTCTCTACCTGCCCTACCATTTGTCCTGTTATGAATCAGAATATGCTTAAACTGCAGGATAAGTTTTATGGTAATCCAGAGTTTGGTATTGCTTCTATAACTATTAATCCGGAATATGATACTACTGAGGTTTTAAAAAAACATGCCGAAGCATTAGGGGTAAAACATTACAATTGGCATTTTTTAACCGGAGACAGAGACTATATTTATAATCTGGCCAATACAGGTTTTAATGTTTATGCAGGCCAAAACAAGAATGCACCGGGTGGATTTGAACATTCGGGGCTTTTTGCACTTGTGGATAAGGAAGGTAATATCCGTTGCAGGAAAGACCAATACGGTAATCCTATAATGTATTATGACGGGACTGCAGAAACTGGTGTAAAAGAGATTAAAGAGGATATTGAAAAATTATTAGAAGAATAA
- a CDS encoding DUF420 domain-containing protein gives METVTSESIEKKYRVWIIVLSVAIPVVVAILFGIKLKDLGFDVEPLYFLPPIYAGINGLTAVVLITAVMAVRRGKLKLHENLMKFAITLSCLFLAMYVAYHMTADSTVFGDFNHNGVLELSEQNKVGFSRYIYLFILLFHIALSIIIIPLVLLTYVRALSKSFYRHKKLARITYPLWLYVAVTGVIVYLMISPYYNY, from the coding sequence ATGGAGACAGTAACATCAGAAAGCATTGAGAAGAAATACAGGGTTTGGATTATTGTCCTGTCTGTTGCCATTCCGGTGGTTGTAGCAATCCTTTTTGGGATTAAGCTTAAAGATTTAGGTTTTGATGTAGAGCCTCTTTATTTTTTACCTCCTATATATGCGGGAATCAATGGGCTTACGGCAGTAGTTTTAATTACGGCGGTTATGGCGGTAAGAAGAGGTAAGCTGAAACTTCATGAAAATCTTATGAAGTTTGCTATTACCCTTTCATGCCTGTTTCTGGCTATGTATGTGGCTTATCATATGACGGCTGATTCTACAGTATTTGGTGACTTTAACCATAATGGTGTGCTGGAACTTTCAGAACAGAATAAGGTTGGTTTTTCAAGATACATTTACCTGTTCATATTACTGTTTCATATTGCGCTTTCCATAATAATAATACCATTGGTATTGCTTACTTATGTAAGGGCGCTTTCAAAGAGTTTTTACAGACATAAAAAGTTAGCGCGCATTACTTACCCGTTATGGCTTTATGTAGCTGTTACAGGAGTTATAGTGTATCTTATGATATCGCCTTATTATAACTACTAA
- a CDS encoding DUF4403 family protein gives MKKLFALSTLVIILSGCSTAKRIEALKPEPSTNTPAVYQTTTSFVNMPVTISVSDIENQLNKFFTGLIYEDNNINDDDITLKIWKTAPIKFTEQKGRLQSILPIKISAKVKYGTTALGVSLKDVRDFDLNAIVTLDSKVGLKNWKLSTVTTLESLKWQESPTTTIAGQKVAITYLINPAVKLFKSKIEQMLDDAIANTTDFKPQVLDALQKISTPFLSNEQYEAWFMLTPVELYVTDAVLSKKQITMDMGLKCTMQTIIGQKPVSTFKKDNVVLKAVSKMPDKINVVVAGISTYENASKIMTKNFQGQEFGSGSRKVLVNKVDLWHKDGKMIIALNMSGSINGTVYLSGYPSYNATTKEIYFDKLDYVLDTKSVLMKTANWLAEGTVLRKIQENCRYSITENLEEGKKSLSPYLNNYSPMTGIFVNGNLNDFEFDKIELTDNAIIAFIKTSGKMDIKIDGLK, from the coding sequence ATGAAAAAGTTGTTTGCCTTAAGCACATTGGTAATTATATTGTCGGGATGTTCCACCGCTAAGCGTATTGAAGCCTTAAAACCCGAACCCTCTACAAACACTCCTGCTGTTTACCAAACAACTACTTCGTTTGTAAACATGCCGGTAACCATATCGGTTAGCGATATAGAAAACCAGCTAAACAAATTCTTTACCGGACTTATTTATGAAGACAACAACATAAATGATGATGACATAACCCTTAAAATATGGAAAACCGCCCCTATTAAGTTTACCGAACAAAAAGGCAGACTACAATCTATCTTACCCATAAAAATAAGCGCAAAGGTAAAATACGGCACAACAGCACTGGGTGTATCACTTAAAGATGTAAGGGATTTTGACCTAAATGCCATTGTAACCCTCGACAGCAAAGTAGGCCTTAAGAACTGGAAACTATCAACAGTTACAACACTGGAAAGCCTTAAATGGCAGGAAAGCCCCACCACTACAATCGCAGGACAAAAAGTAGCCATTACCTATCTTATAAACCCTGCGGTAAAACTGTTTAAATCGAAAATAGAACAGATGCTGGATGATGCCATTGCCAATACTACCGATTTTAAACCACAGGTATTGGATGCGCTTCAAAAAATAAGCACTCCATTCCTATCTAACGAACAGTATGAAGCATGGTTTATGCTTACTCCCGTTGAGTTATATGTAACCGATGCCGTATTATCAAAAAAACAAATTACAATGGACATGGGGCTTAAATGTACCATGCAAACCATAATAGGTCAAAAACCCGTAAGCACTTTTAAAAAGGATAATGTAGTACTAAAGGCAGTAAGCAAAATGCCGGATAAGATTAATGTAGTGGTTGCCGGTATATCTACCTATGAGAATGCCTCAAAAATAATGACCAAGAACTTTCAGGGACAGGAATTTGGTTCCGGCAGCAGAAAAGTCCTTGTAAATAAAGTTGACCTTTGGCATAAGGATGGCAAAATGATAATAGCCCTTAATATGTCGGGCAGTATTAACGGTACTGTTTACCTGTCAGGGTACCCTAGCTACAATGCCACTACAAAAGAAATTTATTTTGACAAGCTGGATTATGTACTCGACACAAAAAGCGTACTAATGAAAACCGCCAACTGGCTTGCAGAAGGTACAGTACTAAGAAAAATACAGGAAAACTGCCGTTATAGTATAACAGAAAATCTGGAAGAGGGTAAAAAGAGCCTTAGTCCTTACCTAAACAACTACTCCCCTATGACAGGAATATTTGTAAACGGCAACTTAAATGATTTTGAGTTCGACAAGATCGAACTCACCGACAATGCCATAATAGCCTTTATAAAAACTTCGGGTAAGATGGATATAAAAATAGACGGCCTTAAGTAG
- a CDS encoding TolC family protein → MKTNFRTALLLILLFSALTSKAQEKKWTLEECVNYALQHNISIREAELDAQLAEVNKSDAYGNFLPNVNANASHFWNIGLTQSITGILEQQTTQFTNAGLSAGVDLYKGLQNQKQYRRQKMALVASQYQLVKMQEDVSLNVANAFLEVLFNKENLKVQKEQLQVDLDQAERTEDLVDGGMVPRGDLLDIQATVAADRQKVIQSENQLLISKLSLAQLLQLEEFWKFDIADEEYDLGEPEVMLNTPMEVYNKARDLRTEIKIAKANLEIAEQDVKIARAAYQPTLTGFYNLNTRVTYADYSSFENGQVVSITPPPFWNQFWDNKGHSFGFQLNIPIFNGFATRNNLRKSKIALERSKIAYERQELDLQRNVYTAYTDVQGAQKAYEAAVSAAEARSQALEYAKERYEVGLINIFDLNQAQTLSVNAQSEVLRAKYDYIFKIKILDFYFGIPITQN, encoded by the coding sequence ATGAAAACCAACTTTAGAACAGCCTTATTATTAATCCTATTGTTTTCAGCCTTAACTTCTAAAGCTCAGGAGAAAAAGTGGACTTTAGAAGAGTGTGTAAATTATGCACTTCAGCATAACATATCCATCAGGGAGGCTGAGCTGGATGCCCAGCTTGCCGAAGTGAATAAGAGTGATGCTTACGGGAATTTTTTACCTAACGTAAATGCCAATGCAAGCCATTTTTGGAATATAGGTTTAACACAAAGTATTACCGGAATCTTAGAGCAGCAAACTACGCAGTTTACCAATGCAGGATTGAGTGCGGGGGTAGATTTGTATAAAGGGCTTCAAAATCAAAAGCAATACCGCAGGCAAAAAATGGCTCTTGTAGCGAGCCAGTACCAGTTGGTTAAAATGCAGGAAGATGTGTCACTTAATGTTGCTAATGCTTTTTTAGAGGTGCTTTTTAATAAAGAGAACCTTAAAGTGCAAAAGGAACAGCTGCAGGTAGACCTTGATCAGGCAGAGCGTACTGAAGACCTGGTTGATGGTGGCATGGTGCCAAGAGGTGATCTTTTAGATATTCAGGCAACCGTAGCTGCCGACAGGCAAAAGGTTATTCAGTCGGAAAACCAGTTGTTGATTTCCAAGCTAAGCCTTGCGCAGTTACTACAGCTTGAGGAGTTCTGGAAATTTGATATTGCCGATGAGGAATATGATTTGGGCGAGCCCGAGGTGATGCTTAATACTCCAATGGAGGTTTATAACAAGGCAAGAGACCTTCGTACAGAGATAAAAATCGCTAAAGCTAATCTTGAAATCGCTGAACAGGATGTGAAAATTGCAAGAGCCGCTTACCAGCCTACACTTACCGGTTTTTATAATTTGAACACCAGGGTAACCTATGCCGATTATTCTTCTTTTGAAAACGGTCAGGTGGTAAGTATTACGCCTCCGCCATTTTGGAATCAGTTTTGGGATAACAAAGGTCACTCTTTCGGATTTCAGTTAAACATCCCTATATTTAATGGGTTTGCTACGAGAAACAATTTAAGAAAATCTAAAATAGCATTAGAGAGATCTAAAATAGCTTACGAAAGACAGGAACTGGACCTTCAGCGTAATGTATATACTGCCTATACTGATGTACAGGGGGCACAAAAAGCTTATGAAGCGGCTGTTTCAGCGGCAGAGGCAAGATCACAGGCCTTAGAATATGCCAAGGAGCGTTATGAGGTAGGACTTATAAATATTTTCGACCTAAACCAGGCACAAACACTTTCGGTTAATGCACAAAGCGAAGTGCTTAGGGCTAAATATGATTATATCTTTAAAATTAAAATATTAGATTTCTATTTCGGGATACCAATTACTCAAAACTAA
- a CDS encoding efflux RND transporter periplasmic adaptor subunit, whose protein sequence is MSKKTLYYLLGGIVFIVGLLVVLKKSGTIGNNDEGKEVETEKVSQITLTETVSATGKVQPEIEVKISSEVSGEIIELPIKEGQPIKKGDLLVRINPDLYESGVSRSAAALSTAKAGLSQAEAQLKEAKANYDRNQALFNKGVISKSEWDKIVSAYEVAVASKQSAYFNVQSAGATVSEARDNLNRTTIYSPVDGTISKLDAELGERVVGTQQMAGTEILRVANLNNMEVEVDVNENDIVKVEIGDEAKIEVDAYLKREFKGVVTSISNSASSELTADQVTNFKVKVRILKESYEDMTKGKPSNYSPFRPGMTATVEIITERKENIMAVPISAVVIKTDTTSAKKDVLEELERKEKEQKTGKLDERFECVFVNEGGKAVLRPITTGIQDDTNIEVVKGLKKGEEVITGPYTLVSKELNPGDKVKSKPKK, encoded by the coding sequence ATGTCTAAAAAAACGCTATATTATTTATTAGGAGGAATTGTTTTTATTGTCGGGCTGCTTGTTGTGCTTAAAAAATCGGGTACGATAGGTAATAACGATGAAGGTAAAGAGGTTGAAACCGAAAAAGTAAGCCAGATAACACTTACCGAAACAGTTTCGGCTACCGGAAAAGTACAACCTGAAATAGAAGTTAAAATATCATCGGAAGTATCGGGAGAAATTATTGAGCTTCCTATAAAAGAGGGTCAACCTATTAAAAAAGGTGACTTGCTGGTAAGGATTAATCCTGACTTATATGAGTCCGGAGTTAGCAGAAGCGCTGCGGCACTTTCTACAGCTAAGGCTGGGTTGAGCCAGGCAGAAGCACAGCTTAAGGAAGCTAAAGCAAACTACGACAGGAATCAGGCACTATTTAATAAAGGTGTAATCTCTAAGTCGGAGTGGGATAAGATTGTTTCTGCTTATGAGGTAGCTGTTGCCAGCAAGCAATCGGCCTATTTTAATGTACAGAGTGCAGGTGCTACTGTAAGTGAGGCGCGTGATAACCTTAACAGGACAACCATTTATTCTCCGGTTGACGGTACAATCTCTAAGCTGGACGCCGAACTGGGAGAGCGAGTTGTGGGTACACAGCAAATGGCCGGTACCGAAATTTTAAGGGTGGCCAACCTTAACAATATGGAGGTAGAGGTTGATGTTAATGAAAATGATATTGTAAAAGTTGAAATAGGTGACGAGGCCAAAATAGAAGTTGATGCTTACCTTAAAAGAGAATTTAAAGGTGTAGTGACAAGTATATCAAATTCGGCAAGCAGTGAGCTTACGGCCGATCAGGTTACTAATTTCAAAGTTAAGGTAAGGATACTTAAAGAGTCGTATGAAGATATGACTAAAGGTAAGCCGTCTAACTACTCGCCATTTAGGCCGGGAATGACTGCTACAGTTGAAATTATTACTGAACGCAAAGAAAATATAATGGCAGTGCCTATTAGTGCGGTGGTAATTAAAACAGATACAACTTCTGCTAAAAAAGATGTTCTTGAAGAGTTGGAGCGTAAAGAGAAGGAACAAAAAACAGGAAAGCTGGATGAGCGTTTTGAATGTGTATTTGTGAATGAAGGAGGTAAAGCAGTTTTAAGGCCTATTACAACAGGTATACAGGATGATACTAATATAGAGGTGGTAAAAGGTCTTAAAAAAGGAGAGGAAGTTATTACTGGGCCTTATACATTGGTGTCTAAAGAACTTAACCCGGGAGACAAAGTAAAATCAAAACCTAAAAAATAA